From a region of the Streptococcus ruminantium genome:
- a CDS encoding FtsX-like permease family protein, with amino-acid sequence MVSHFYQLIVKEIKHRKIRETYYLWFPWLNLLFAFIARMLVGKLPFEDLLQFEKFEYSLVFWLLFACVLLKCAAIVRYSSVVGKEMSKVSHVWLFLYHIIPSFFLIWLFYQAWNTWNIVPFFILDICVSFFGDKVLKFKVYAHILTDIISIILLLFVDFEFDRIGLEFRTDFLGIFFCILFVTFRYLLVSNFYRGFKQFKLFSLRWNNGKIYWFSELVSSMLFLVVFHAGLETIDQDFSFISIALSLFVYHIFLYIRLFMYRQYGASYKEVYYFVNAGSALVLYIFFVNFIAIDIVVWFLPAVIILVLDNFLYLAYQQRTKQPQEFSLGGKQLFAKLKLFSITTLFFYHVFDKNRETLFAYRIFGYSLNDLNSVFLREYASLPFLSLILSVVVSTAIFKLIGSVLYSNDYLLKKGNSKKLKYKKRLRRRK; translated from the coding sequence GTGGTGTCTCATTTTTATCAGTTGATAGTGAAAGAAATAAAGCATAGAAAGATTAGGGAAACCTACTATCTTTGGTTTCCTTGGTTGAATCTTTTGTTTGCTTTTATCGCTAGAATGTTAGTTGGGAAACTGCCTTTTGAAGACTTGTTACAATTTGAAAAATTTGAATATAGTTTAGTTTTTTGGCTATTATTTGCATGTGTTTTACTGAAGTGCGCTGCTATTGTCCGCTATAGCTCAGTTGTGGGAAAAGAAATGTCAAAAGTTTCTCATGTCTGGCTGTTTTTATATCATATTATTCCATCGTTTTTCCTTATTTGGCTTTTTTATCAGGCTTGGAATACGTGGAATATAGTTCCATTTTTTATTTTAGATATATGTGTGTCTTTTTTTGGCGATAAGGTACTCAAATTTAAAGTGTACGCTCATATCTTGACTGATATAATTAGCATCATTTTGCTATTATTTGTTGATTTTGAGTTTGATCGTATCGGTCTGGAGTTTCGCACGGACTTTCTGGGAATCTTTTTTTGTATCTTATTTGTAACATTCCGCTACCTTCTAGTATCTAATTTTTATAGGGGATTTAAACAATTCAAGTTGTTTTCGCTGCGGTGGAACAATGGAAAAATTTATTGGTTTTCTGAGCTAGTATCTTCGATGCTGTTTTTGGTTGTGTTCCATGCAGGATTGGAAACAATTGATCAAGACTTTTCATTCATCTCTATAGCCCTAAGTCTGTTTGTGTACCATATATTTTTATATATACGGTTGTTTATGTATAGGCAATATGGCGCTTCTTACAAAGAAGTTTACTATTTCGTCAATGCTGGAAGTGCATTGGTGCTCTATATCTTCTTTGTCAACTTCATTGCGATTGATATTGTTGTCTGGTTTTTGCCAGCAGTAATCATACTTGTGTTAGATAATTTTCTATATCTGGCTTATCAACAACGAACGAAGCAACCGCAAGAATTTAGTTTAGGTGGAAAACAATTATTTGCAAAATTAAAATTGTTTTCTATTACCACTTTATTCTTCTATCATGTATTTGATAAAAATAGAGAGACTTTGTTTGCTTACAGAATATTTGGTTATTCGTTGAATGATCTAAATAGTGTATTTCTTAGAGAATATGCCAGTTTACCCTTTTTATCATTGATTCTTTCAGTAGTTGTTTCTACCGCTATTTTCAAACTAATTGGTAGTGTTTTATATTCTAACGATTACTTGTTAAAGAAAGGTAATTCCAAAAAGCTTAAGTATAAGAAGCGCTTACGTAGGAGAAAATAA
- a CDS encoding ion transporter: MRRGLYNILENSQDSLLSRFYNLIMLVAIVVSILPLMFKKNEPFHLLIEYVTAAIFCLDYLFRVITADFKLQKGRVSFFLYPFTLLAVIDLICILPTFLMFYSSLKLLKMVRIGRVLRVFKVIRYSKNIQILTNVMRRQKEALLLVASLAIGYIFLTALLIFSIEPDTFETFFDAVYWATISLTTVGYGDIFATSVLGKVITMISSIIGIAIVALPAGIITAGYMNEITKDG, encoded by the coding sequence ATGAGAAGAGGTTTATATAATATCTTAGAAAATAGCCAAGATAGTTTGTTATCACGATTTTATAATCTGATAATGTTGGTGGCAATAGTGGTTAGTATCCTTCCATTGATGTTTAAAAAGAACGAACCATTTCATTTGTTGATAGAATATGTCACAGCAGCTATTTTCTGCTTAGACTATCTTTTTCGGGTGATAACTGCTGATTTTAAACTTCAAAAAGGGAGAGTGTCGTTTTTTCTTTACCCATTTACATTATTAGCAGTAATAGATTTAATCTGTATATTGCCAACTTTTTTGATGTTTTATAGTAGTCTAAAGCTATTAAAGATGGTAAGGATAGGACGAGTACTAAGGGTTTTCAAAGTCATTCGATATTCAAAAAATATACAAATTTTGACGAATGTTATGCGAAGACAAAAAGAGGCGCTTTTACTGGTGGCAAGTCTTGCAATAGGGTACATTTTTTTAACCGCCCTATTGATATTTTCAATCGAGCCTGATACGTTTGAAACTTTTTTTGATGCGGTTTACTGGGCGACCATTTCGCTAACTACGGTTGGATATGGTGATATATTTGCGACTTCAGTATTGGGTAAAGTAATAACGATGATTTCTTCGATTATAGGAATTGCAATCGTTGCCCTACCTGCGGGAATCATTACAGCAGGTTATATGAATGAGATTACAAAGGACGGATAG
- a CDS encoding MerR family transcriptional regulator, translating into MSETFTVKQVSQFSGLTVRTLHHYDQINLLKPAFVADNGYRYYNRDSLLHLQEIMLFRELDFPLKDIRQILENTDVDRQQVLQDHIALLEFKRKRLDHIIGHARLLIEKGGEVMDFHAFDTSKLESYRTEAKNRWGKTSAYTEFDQRYDTSKDEIFVREMQVIFEAFGKMQGLECSHPDVQDQVAILQTYITDNFYTCTKKILQGLGLMYVEDERFATNIDQVGGVGTSKFVSQAIAAYCQE; encoded by the coding sequence ATGTCAGAAACATTTACGGTTAAGCAGGTTAGTCAGTTTTCCGGATTAACAGTGCGCACTTTACATCATTACGACCAAATTAACTTGCTCAAACCAGCTTTTGTGGCGGATAATGGTTACCGATATTATAATCGGGATAGTCTGCTCCATCTGCAAGAGATAATGCTCTTTCGAGAACTGGATTTTCCTCTCAAAGATATTCGGCAGATTCTGGAAAATACTGATGTTGATCGCCAGCAAGTGTTGCAAGACCACATTGCTCTTTTAGAGTTCAAAAGAAAGCGTCTGGATCATATCATCGGTCATGCCAGATTACTCATAGAAAAAGGGGGAGAAGTCATGGACTTTCACGCATTCGATACAAGTAAACTAGAGAGCTACAGGACTGAGGCCAAGAACCGCTGGGGAAAAACGTCAGCTTATACTGAATTTGACCAGCGCTACGATACTAGCAAGGATGAGATTTTTGTCCGAGAGATGCAGGTGATTTTTGAGGCCTTTGGAAAAATGCAGGGCTTAGAATGCAGTCATCCAGATGTACAGGATCAAGTAGCAATATTGCAGACATATATCACAGATAATTTTTATACCTGCACAAAGAAAATCTTGCAAGGCTTAGGTCTCATGTACGTAGAAGATGAACGTTTTGCAACCAATATTGATCAGGTAGGAGGTGTAGGCACTTCCAAATTTGTCAGTCAGGCTATTGCAGCTTACTGTCAAGAATAA
- a CDS encoding peptide deformylase, protein MIQPIMKDIFFLQQQSEAATPADLQVGKDLQDTLAANSHACVGMAANMIGVKKRVIVVNVGFTNLVMYNPVLISKTKPYQAEEGCLSLEGIRPTTRYQEIEVEFWDSSWKKQSLRLTDFQAQIVQHELDHLEGIII, encoded by the coding sequence ATGATCCAACCTATTATGAAAGATATTTTTTTCCTCCAGCAGCAATCTGAGGCTGCTACACCGGCAGACTTGCAAGTTGGTAAGGATTTACAGGATACACTTGCAGCAAATAGCCATGCCTGTGTGGGAATGGCGGCCAATATGATCGGGGTCAAAAAGCGGGTTATCGTTGTCAATGTAGGTTTTACTAATCTAGTTATGTATAATCCCGTTCTCATTAGTAAGACAAAACCCTACCAGGCAGAGGAGGGATGTCTGTCATTAGAAGGTATTCGCCCTACAACCCGTTATCAGGAAATTGAGGTGGAATTTTGGGATTCTTCTTGGAAAAAGCAGAGTTTACGGCTGACAGATTTTCAAGCTCAGATTGTTCAGCATGAGTTAGATCATTTAGAAGGTATTATCATTTGA
- a CDS encoding AAA family ATPase → MNNNFNSMDDIFNQLMGNMGGYSTERRRYSINGREVTPEEFAHYRQTGQLPAAEGAVQSHSKGQIKSDGVLAKLGRNLTGDAREGKLDPVIGRNKEIQDTSEILARRTKNNPVLVGDAGVGKTAVVEGLAQAIVNGDVPAAIKNKEIISIDISGLEAGTQYRGAFEENVQQLVDEVKQAGNIILFFDEIHQILGAGSTGGDSGSKGLADILKPALSRGELTVIGATTQDEYRNTIHKNAALARRFNEVKVNAPSAEDTYQILKGIKPLYEAHHNIELPDEVLYAAVDYSVQYIPQRSLPDKAIDLIDVTAAHLAAQHSVTDIKTLEAEMADAKRLQLEAAEKEDYEKALNEKIRIDKLQEQINNHTESQKVVATVNDVAQAVERMTGIPVSQMGASDIERLKGLKHRLAANVIGQGDAVEAVSRAIRRNRAGFDEGNRPIGSFLFVGPTGVGKTELAKQLALDLFGNKEAIIRLDMSEYSDRTAVSKLIGTTAGYVGYDDNSHTLTERVRRNPYSIVLLDEIEKADAQVITLLLQVLDDGHLTDGQGNQVNFKNTIIIATSNAGFGYDLPEGEERQDIMERIVPYFRPEFLNRFNAVIEFKHLEREDLRAIVDLLLSQVNNTLAKKGISLHVTDAAKEFLMEEGYDKAMGARPLRRVIENQIRDKVTDFYLDNSDVKYLEADVIGGTIQIKEQNLA, encoded by the coding sequence ATGAATAACAATTTTAACAGTATGGACGATATTTTCAATCAACTAATGGGCAATATGGGGGGGTATAGCACAGAGCGTCGCCGTTACTCCATCAACGGTCGCGAGGTTACTCCAGAGGAATTTGCTCATTATCGCCAAACAGGCCAACTACCAGCGGCAGAAGGTGCAGTTCAATCTCACTCTAAAGGTCAGATAAAGTCAGATGGTGTTTTGGCAAAACTAGGTCGTAATTTGACTGGGGATGCGCGTGAAGGCAAGTTAGATCCGGTCATTGGTCGCAATAAAGAAATCCAAGATACTTCGGAAATTCTGGCTCGTCGTACCAAGAATAATCCTGTCCTGGTTGGTGATGCTGGTGTTGGTAAAACAGCAGTAGTAGAAGGCTTGGCTCAGGCAATTGTCAATGGTGATGTACCGGCAGCCATCAAAAACAAGGAAATTATTTCTATTGATATTTCTGGTTTGGAAGCGGGTACTCAGTACCGTGGAGCTTTTGAGGAGAATGTTCAACAGTTGGTTGATGAGGTCAAGCAAGCAGGAAATATCATTCTTTTCTTTGATGAAATTCATCAGATTTTGGGGGCAGGCAGTACAGGTGGCGATTCAGGTTCCAAGGGATTAGCGGATATTCTTAAACCAGCCCTTTCACGTGGCGAATTGACCGTTATTGGTGCTACTACTCAGGATGAGTACCGCAATACCATTCATAAAAATGCAGCCTTAGCTCGTCGCTTCAACGAAGTGAAGGTCAATGCTCCATCGGCAGAAGATACTTACCAAATTTTGAAGGGAATTAAACCACTTTATGAGGCTCACCACAATATTGAATTACCAGATGAGGTCTTGTATGCTGCTGTTGACTATTCTGTTCAATACATTCCTCAACGCAGCTTACCAGATAAAGCTATTGACTTGATCGACGTAACAGCTGCTCATTTAGCAGCACAGCATTCCGTTACGGATATTAAGACATTAGAAGCTGAGATGGCGGATGCGAAACGCTTGCAATTAGAAGCCGCAGAAAAAGAGGACTATGAAAAAGCTTTGAATGAAAAAATCCGGATTGATAAGCTGCAAGAACAGATTAACAACCATACGGAAAGCCAAAAAGTTGTAGCAACGGTCAATGATGTGGCTCAAGCAGTTGAACGGATGACAGGTATTCCTGTATCGCAAATGGGGGCTTCTGATATTGAACGACTCAAGGGCCTCAAACATCGTCTAGCTGCAAATGTTATCGGTCAAGGTGACGCAGTAGAAGCTGTATCCCGTGCGATTCGTCGTAATCGTGCAGGTTTTGATGAGGGCAATCGTCCTATCGGCTCCTTCCTCTTTGTCGGACCAACAGGTGTCGGTAAGACAGAGTTAGCAAAGCAGCTAGCGCTGGATTTATTTGGAAATAAGGAGGCAATTATCCGCCTTGATATGTCAGAGTATAGCGATCGAACAGCCGTTTCCAAGTTGATTGGTACAACAGCGGGGTATGTTGGCTACGACGATAATTCGCATACCCTAACCGAGCGAGTTCGCCGCAATCCTTATTCTATCGTATTACTAGATGAGATTGAAAAAGCTGATGCACAAGTCATCACTTTGCTCTTACAGGTTCTTGATGATGGACATTTAACAGATGGTCAAGGCAATCAAGTCAACTTTAAAAATACGATTATTATTGCAACCTCTAATGCTGGATTTGGCTACGACTTGCCAGAAGGCGAAGAGAGACAGGACATTATGGAACGCATTGTTCCATACTTCCGTCCGGAGTTCCTCAACCGTTTCAATGCAGTGATTGAGTTTAAACATTTAGAGAGGGAAGATCTAAGAGCTATCGTAGACCTGCTCCTGTCTCAGGTCAATAATACGCTGGCTAAAAAAGGCATTAGTCTACATGTTACAGATGCTGCCAAAGAGTTTCTCATGGAAGAAGGTTACGACAAGGCAATGGGGGCTCGTCCGCTTCGTCGTGTTATTGAAAACCAGATTCGTGATAAAGTTACAGATTTTTACTTGGATAATAGTGATGTCAAGTACTTGGAAGCTGATGTGATTGGCGGAACAATTCAAATAAAAGAGCAAAACTTAGCTTAA
- the malQ gene encoding 4-alpha-glucanotransferase, whose translation MTNRTSGILMHITSLPGKFGIGTFGQSAYDFVDFLVETKQTYWQILPLTTTSYGDSPYQSFSAIAGNTHLIDFDLLVEDGLLANEEFQDVNFGDNPAKVDYALIYQVRRPILEKAVQAFLQDDKKKAAFLEFEKANSSWLIDYAEFMAIKEYFGNKALQEWEDKKVVARNEEALDKYRLELANQIDYHKVTQYFFFSQWKQLKEYANKNHIKIIGDMPIYVSADSVEVWTKPQLFKLDSERKPLYVAGVPADNFSADGQLWGNPIYDWPEHEKTGYNWWIYRIHESFKLYDVLRIDHFKGFSDFWQVDGKAEVAKVGTWEPGPGYSLFKAVKETLGDLPIIAEDLGNIDAKARKLLADCGYPGMKILEFGFFDVTGKSIDAPHRCIPNSVAYTGTHDNEVINGWYNNLDPEQQEYVDAYSNRKPIEKVSQAMLRMLFATVSDTAIATMQDVLDLDEDSRMNMPSTIGGNWEWRMKTEDLTQEHKDFLTKMTNLYQRGNEQHD comes from the coding sequence ATGACAAATCGTACCAGTGGAATTTTGATGCATATTACCTCACTTCCTGGGAAGTTTGGTATTGGTACTTTTGGACAGTCTGCCTATGATTTTGTAGATTTCTTGGTAGAGACCAAGCAAACCTACTGGCAGATTTTACCCCTAACAACAACTAGCTATGGAGACTCACCTTATCAATCTTTCTCTGCTATTGCAGGGAATACTCACTTGATCGACTTCGACCTCTTGGTAGAAGATGGCTTGTTGGCAAATGAAGAGTTTCAAGATGTGAATTTTGGAGATAATCCTGCAAAAGTAGATTATGCTCTGATTTATCAAGTGCGTCGGCCAATTTTGGAAAAGGCAGTACAGGCATTTTTGCAAGATGATAAGAAAAAAGCGGCTTTTCTGGAATTTGAAAAGGCCAACTCTTCTTGGCTGATAGACTATGCTGAGTTTATGGCTATCAAGGAGTACTTTGGAAATAAAGCTCTCCAAGAGTGGGAAGACAAGAAAGTAGTTGCTCGCAATGAGGAAGCTCTGGATAAGTATCGTTTGGAGTTGGCAAACCAAATTGATTATCACAAAGTTACTCAGTACTTCTTCTTTAGCCAGTGGAAACAATTGAAAGAATATGCCAACAAAAATCACATTAAGATTATCGGAGATATGCCTATTTATGTTTCTGCTGACAGTGTGGAAGTTTGGACCAAACCTCAACTGTTCAAATTAGATAGTGAGCGTAAGCCACTCTACGTAGCAGGAGTACCAGCGGACAACTTCTCTGCGGACGGTCAGTTGTGGGGCAATCCAATTTATGACTGGCCGGAACATGAAAAAACAGGCTATAACTGGTGGATCTACCGCATTCATGAAAGTTTCAAGCTCTATGATGTCCTTCGAATCGATCACTTTAAAGGTTTCTCCGACTTCTGGCAGGTGGATGGCAAGGCTGAGGTAGCTAAGGTTGGTACATGGGAACCAGGTCCGGGCTACAGTCTTTTCAAGGCAGTAAAAGAAACCCTTGGTGACCTTCCAATTATTGCAGAGGATCTTGGAAATATTGATGCGAAAGCTCGTAAGCTGCTAGCAGACTGTGGCTATCCGGGGATGAAAATCTTGGAATTTGGTTTCTTTGATGTGACAGGTAAAAGTATTGATGCCCCGCACCGCTGCATTCCAAATTCTGTTGCCTATACAGGGACTCATGATAATGAAGTCATCAACGGTTGGTACAATAATCTTGATCCCGAGCAACAAGAGTACGTAGATGCTTACAGCAATCGTAAGCCGATTGAGAAAGTCAGTCAAGCCATGCTTCGAATGCTTTTTGCGACAGTTAGTGATACAGCTATTGCAACTATGCAAGATGTCTTGGATTTGGATGAAGACAGCCGTATGAATATGCCATCAACCATCGGCGGAAATTGGGAATGGCGGATGAAGACGGAAGACTTGACACAAGAACACAAGGATTTCTTGACAAAAATGACAAACCTATATCAACGAGGAAATGAACAACATGATTAA
- the glgP gene encoding glycogen/starch/alpha-glucan family phosphorylase, whose translation MIKFTTFAENNTSKKLADLTNEEIYLQLLNYVKEAAAAKSKNTGKRKVYYISAEFLIGKLLSNNLINLGVYKDIQAELAAAGKSLAQVEDVEPEPSLGNGGLGRLASCFVDSMSTLAINGEGVGLNYHCGLFRQVFKKNEQEAEPNFWIENDSWLIPTDISYDVPFKNFTLKSKLDRLDILGYKKETKNYLNLFDIESVNYHLITDGISFDKTAIKENLTLFLYPDDSDKNGELLRIYQQYFMVSNAAQLLIDEAIERGSNLHDLPDYAYVQINDTHPSMVIPELIRLLTEKHDIEFAEAVAIVKNMTGYTNHTILAEALEKWPLEFLGEVVPHLVDIIKELDALIRAELKDPAVQIIDESGRVHMAHMDIHFSNSVNGVAALHTEILKTSELKVFYELYPEKFNNKTNGITFRRWLEFANQDLADCIKELIGDEYLTDATKLEKLLAFADDKEVHAKLAEIKFNNKLALKRYLKDNKGIELDEHSIIDTQIKRFHEYKRQQMNALYVIHKYLEIKSGNLPKRKITVIFGGKAAPAYIIAQDIIHLILCLSELINNNPEVNQYLNVHLVENYNVTVAEKLIPATDISEQISLASKEASGTGNMKFMLNGALTLGTMDGANVEIAELAGSENIYTFGKDSDTIIDLYDKAGYVSADYYNGDANIKRAVDFIVSDEVKALGNDERLGRLHHELISKDWFMTLIDLAEYIEVKEQVFADYEDQESWNRKVVHNIAKAGFFSSDRTIQQYNDEIWHSN comes from the coding sequence ATGATTAAATTTACAACATTTGCTGAAAACAATACTTCAAAGAAATTAGCTGATTTAACAAACGAAGAAATCTATCTTCAGTTATTGAACTACGTGAAAGAAGCTGCAGCAGCTAAATCAAAAAATACTGGTAAACGTAAAGTTTATTATATTTCTGCGGAGTTCCTTATCGGTAAGCTCTTATCAAACAATTTGATTAACCTAGGTGTTTATAAAGACATCCAAGCAGAGTTGGCGGCAGCTGGCAAGTCATTGGCACAAGTTGAAGACGTTGAGCCAGAACCATCACTCGGTAACGGTGGTCTTGGACGTTTGGCATCCTGTTTTGTAGATTCCATGTCAACACTTGCTATCAATGGTGAAGGTGTTGGTCTGAATTACCACTGTGGTCTTTTCCGCCAAGTCTTCAAGAAAAATGAGCAAGAAGCAGAGCCAAACTTCTGGATTGAAAATGATTCTTGGTTGATTCCAACGGATATTAGTTATGATGTTCCATTTAAAAACTTTACCTTGAAGTCGAAATTGGATCGTCTTGACATTCTTGGTTACAAAAAGGAAACGAAGAATTACCTCAACTTGTTCGATATTGAATCTGTCAACTATCACTTGATTACAGATGGTATTTCGTTTGATAAGACAGCTATCAAAGAAAACTTGACTCTTTTCTTGTATCCAGACGATTCGGATAAAAATGGTGAATTGCTTCGTATCTACCAACAATACTTTATGGTGTCAAATGCTGCTCAGTTATTGATTGATGAAGCGATTGAACGTGGTTCAAACCTACATGATCTTCCTGATTATGCTTACGTACAAATCAACGATACACACCCATCAATGGTTATTCCTGAGTTGATTCGTCTTTTGACAGAGAAACACGATATCGAATTTGCAGAAGCAGTAGCGATTGTCAAGAATATGACTGGTTACACTAACCATACTATCTTGGCAGAAGCACTTGAAAAATGGCCACTTGAGTTTCTTGGAGAAGTGGTGCCACATTTGGTTGATATTATCAAAGAATTGGATGCCCTTATTCGTGCAGAACTTAAAGACCCAGCAGTCCAAATCATTGATGAATCAGGCCGTGTACACATGGCTCACATGGACATCCACTTCTCTAACTCAGTGAACGGTGTAGCTGCACTTCACACAGAAATCCTTAAAACTTCTGAATTGAAAGTTTTCTATGAGCTCTATCCAGAGAAATTCAATAATAAAACAAACGGTATCACTTTCCGTCGCTGGTTGGAGTTTGCAAACCAAGATTTGGCGGATTGCATCAAAGAATTGATTGGTGACGAATACCTGACAGATGCTACTAAGCTTGAAAAATTACTTGCTTTTGCTGATGATAAAGAAGTTCATGCTAAATTGGCCGAAATCAAATTTAACAACAAATTGGCACTGAAACGTTACCTTAAAGATAATAAGGGTATCGAATTAGATGAACATTCTATCATTGATACGCAAATTAAACGTTTCCACGAGTACAAGCGCCAGCAAATGAACGCCTTATATGTCATCCACAAGTATCTTGAAATTAAGAGTGGAAATCTTCCAAAACGTAAAATTACCGTTATCTTTGGTGGTAAGGCGGCTCCTGCCTACATCATTGCCCAAGATATTATCCACTTGATTCTATGCTTGTCAGAGTTGATTAACAACAATCCAGAGGTCAATCAATATCTCAACGTTCACTTAGTAGAAAACTACAATGTAACGGTTGCTGAAAAATTGATTCCTGCGACAGATATTTCTGAGCAAATTTCTCTAGCTTCTAAAGAGGCATCAGGTACAGGGAACATGAAGTTCATGTTAAATGGTGCACTGACACTTGGCACGATGGACGGTGCCAATGTTGAGATTGCAGAACTTGCAGGTAGTGAAAATATTTACACATTTGGTAAGGATTCTGATACCATCATTGATCTTTACGATAAAGCAGGCTACGTTTCAGCTGATTACTATAATGGTGATGCTAATATTAAACGTGCAGTTGACTTTATCGTTAGTGATGAAGTGAAAGCTCTTGGGAATGACGAGCGTCTTGGCCGTCTTCACCATGAACTTATCTCTAAGGACTGGTTCATGACCCTAATTGATCTGGCTGAGTACATAGAGGTGAAAGAACAAGTCTTTGCAGATTACGAAGATCAAGAATCTTGGAATAGAAAAGTTGTTCACAACATTGCTAAAGCAGGTTTCTTCTCATCTGACCGTACAATTCAGCAGTACAATGACGAAATTTGGCATAGCAACTAA
- a CDS encoding UTRA domain-containing protein: MSKYKKVYQDIKQKIQDQIWPAGQTLPTENELMDIYTYSKDTIRKALSLLEMDGYIQKRQGKSSIVMEHGLMKEQYLSEIKTVGELNKQSQHQIQTTLTSLYIVQGQEDLMATFEVDDRVDFYRISRIRTIDGERLEYEISYFDRRIVSYLSKEIAESSIYRYLEEELKLTISHSRREISFRFANEEERQLMDLGNYDMVVVVTSVTYLSNGQPFQYGTISYRPDKVSFVSMAKR, from the coding sequence ATGAGCAAGTATAAAAAAGTTTATCAAGATATTAAACAAAAAATTCAAGACCAGATTTGGCCAGCGGGGCAAACCTTACCAACTGAGAATGAGTTGATGGACATCTACACCTATTCCAAGGACACCATCCGAAAAGCCCTATCTCTCCTCGAAATGGATGGCTACATTCAAAAGCGGCAAGGCAAGTCTTCTATTGTGATGGAACATGGTCTGATGAAGGAGCAGTACCTATCTGAAATCAAAACAGTTGGCGAACTAAATAAACAGTCTCAACACCAGATTCAAACTACATTGACCTCACTCTATATCGTTCAAGGCCAAGAAGACTTGATGGCAACCTTTGAAGTTGATGACAGGGTAGATTTCTATCGGATTAGTCGGATCCGAACTATTGATGGCGAACGCTTGGAGTATGAAATCTCTTACTTCGATCGTAGAATTGTTTCCTATCTCAGCAAGGAAATTGCTGAGAGTTCTATTTACCGCTACTTGGAAGAAGAACTAAAATTAACCATTTCTCATTCACGGCGAGAAATCTCCTTCCGCTTTGCAAATGAGGAAGAAAGACAGCTAATGGATTTGGGGAATTATGATATGGTCGTTGTTGTCACCAGTGTCACCTATCTTTCAAATGGACAACCCTTCCAATACGGAACCATCAGCTACCGGCCTGATAAAGTGAGCTTTGTATCAATGGCAAAGCGATAA
- a CDS encoding endonuclease/exonuclease/phosphatase family protein, giving the protein MKLLTVNVHAWLEERQDEKLDILAETIVEKGYDLIALQEVNQLIASDLVTRDLRTDNYGLVLLEKLRNKGESSYSYYWSHSHIGYDRYEEGIAFLTRLPVYEVDPFYCSQNKSIDSILSRKIMGLTVSYQNQLIDCYSCHINLPGNKKENQLDNVRTIVERTGDHRLKILMGDFNTDAFSEQAVYEAIKELGLYDTYDLALKKDSGVTVEKAIDGWATHSQAKRLDYIFLNQKMDVLTSRAIFNGDNHPIISDHFGVEVELSL; this is encoded by the coding sequence ATGAAATTGCTCACAGTGAATGTCCATGCCTGGTTGGAAGAAAGACAGGATGAGAAGCTGGATATTCTAGCGGAAACTATAGTTGAAAAGGGCTATGATCTTATTGCTCTTCAGGAAGTAAATCAGTTAATCGCCAGCGACTTGGTAACGAGAGACCTGCGAACGGATAACTATGGGCTGGTTTTATTAGAAAAATTGCGAAACAAAGGGGAGTCTAGCTACTCCTATTATTGGAGTCATTCCCATATTGGTTACGACAGGTACGAAGAAGGAATAGCATTTTTAACGCGTTTACCTGTTTATGAAGTAGATCCATTTTATTGTAGTCAGAACAAATCCATCGATTCGATCTTATCTCGGAAGATTATGGGATTGACTGTTTCTTATCAAAATCAGCTAATTGACTGTTATTCTTGCCACATAAATTTACCAGGAAATAAGAAGGAAAACCAACTGGACAATGTTCGAACGATTGTTGAGCGAACGGGGGACCATCGTCTAAAAATCCTGATGGGTGATTTTAATACAGATGCCTTTTCTGAACAGGCAGTTTATGAAGCAATTAAGGAACTTGGTCTCTATGATACGTACGATCTAGCCCTAAAAAAGGATAGTGGCGTGACGGTGGAAAAAGCGATTGATGGATGGGCTACCCACAGTCAAGCCAAACGTTTGGACTACATCTTTTTGAATCAAAAAATGGACGTTTTAACCAGTCGTGCTATCTTCAATGGAGATAACCATCCTATCATTTCAGACCATTTTGGTGTGGAAGTTGAACTCAGTCTATAA